The Calypte anna isolate BGI_N300 chromosome 20, bCalAnn1_v1.p, whole genome shotgun sequence DNA window ttgAATATTACATTACAAGTCACGTTAGTGAGCAGCACCCATGGTATTCTTAGGAGGTTAACTATTATTTAACAGGAAATTTAATTCTCATACATATGTACTTTCTTTTAGAATTATTAGTAACAGCAAATCATTGACAGCTCCACTCACAAAAGCAATCTTTTGTAAAGTCACATACAGGATCCCACAGGCCCCTGCAAGTTGTGCAGATGAACAGAGAAATACTTGCaagtatttgcaaaaaaaacctgctgaaaCTAGCACAGAAAACTCTAGGATTTGTGTGAGTCAACTAATGGACTACATGAACTACATCTAAAGACACATTATCTTAGCTCTAAAAATCAAGCTTCCATATGAAGAGATCTGCAAGATATCAAAACCAAATTGTTTGCACACAGCAAAACATTAATAAACAGCTAAATCTAATTATCACAAAAACATAAACACTGTAGTTGTAAAATTTCTCTCTAACCATACCATTACAGCCTCACcagtgaaaacagaagtgtCAATGCTAATGTAAACTCAGCTGCTGATATATATTCATTAGATTCAGAAAAGCTTcaacatttcttcttctccctaAGTCAGATTGTATCTCAGCATTGCTAGGCACAAATCAGTGCAGATATAATCTGATATACCACAATTTAAGGCTTTAAGGCACTTAGGCCTTAGATTTATCTCTATTCTTGTCTCTTACTCCGTAAGACGTAACTGAATATTACTTTGTTGAATTCAACAGAAATGCACATAAAGGAAATTATAAGCAAATATCTCCTCTGGGTCAACTTTagactgtaaaatgaaaatactacAATCTATATATGTAGATATATGTAGTGTCAGGCTAAGGTTTACTggaggcaataaaaaaaaataaattacttcatgTGTTTTTAGAGTTGCAAATAAGACTAAACACAAATGATTGTATCAGGAAGGTACAAGCATAAACTAGACAGAAAAGGCACTGTGGAGTTCTTGCTGGCAAGACATCAACTGACCAATCAGACTACCATTTTGGTCTGCCAGAACCTGAACTTACTTTCTGGGAATCCTGACCTGATGAGAAAAgatgaggaagcagaagaaagagcGGGAAAGAGATGAATTGTGGACCATCTTTTGGGACATATTCAAGTTTACAAAACAAACATTCAGTGCTCAAGAGCCATCCACAATTAGTAGCACTAAGTAGTTACCAGTGAGTTTCTGATTGCACAGACATGCTGAACCAAGAGCTCTATAAACTCTACAGTATGACAGAAGAGTTACTTAACCTATTTAAATCAgtagcatttttattattacttcaTCACTATCTTATCTGAATATGTCAGAAgatgaattatttctttattaagatgtactagattttttttgatcttttttgtTCTAAAATGTAGAAGTTTTTGATCTGGTCTGTGTTAAAGCAGTGTATTACACATCATGAGCTCTTAAGAGAAAGCACTGCTGCTCAACTCAGTAATGATGTATTTCAGCCTCAATTATAAAGGCAAAGAGAATctatagaaggaaaaaaaaaaacatttgtaagCATTGCTAAGCAGAAAGGCATTTTCAGGAGTAAAGAAATAGAAGTCTCACTAGTACCTGAGCAATGACCCAACTTGGATGACAAGAATTCCTGCCACACAGTAATGACTATTCTGAAGTATTCTTCCATTATTAGAACTTAAATTAGCTTCATTGTGAAACAGTAATTAAACAGCAGGGGAGATTCACTGCCTTAGCCTTTTATTCTTGATTCTAATTTACATGATTAAATTCTAACTTATTCTCTGATTACCTTCTTGCTTAACATACTTGGGTTCCTCATGGGTGTTATTCTTGCCCTTGCTTCCTTTCCTGGGTGTAGTAGTTTTTGCCCTTACCAGTCCACAAATTTCAGCATGCTTATGCATATTATTCTGTTAGCATAATGAAGCATAAATAAATGAATCAAATATTAATGTATGTAAGCACTtcaacacaaacacacaaaacaaatatGGTTCTGACAGCCAAATTTTGGAAGACTAAGAAAAAGGTTGAATTAGTTAACAACCCCCATAAAACTCCTGAAAATTTTCCAGAATACatattaaaattctgctttaaagGAACATTGCTATTTGGTgggtataaaataaaatttagcaTTTTCTGAAGCAATAGTAACTTCAATACTAGATTGTGCAAACCAGTACAAACCAAGCCTGAAAATAGGATGTGGTGAAAATTTCCTATCTAAAGGGGAATACTGTGAAGTTCTTTACTAACCCCCTTAATGTAAGgtttaggaaagaaaacaagttgTGCTAGCTTAGCACTAAGGAGTTAACATTCCAGCCAGtacactgctttttcttctcagtcCTTTGTGACAATATGATCTGCAATACTCAGCTAAAGATAACTCCAGGGAGATTCCTTAAAAGGAAATATCTTACCCGGAGTGAATAGCCCTTACCACATTTAGGGCACTCATAAATGGTAGGATTAATATTAGAATCATGATGCTTCCTAACGTTAAGAGTGAGAAGCTGCTTCTGTTGAAAGCTTTTGCTGCAGCACGAGCAAGTGAAGGGCTTCTCACTCGCGTGGGTTCGTTGATGTACAATTAAGCGTCGCTCCTGaatcaaagaaaatatctgtaaCATAAACTGTCCACCTCTGTGACACCTGTTCAAAAAACCACAGAGGCACACAGAAAAGTGCAAGAATGTTGCACAGGCTCCCTAATTATCCTCCATTCTGTGCAGATGCTGGAGAACACCTTGGGATCTGCCCCACGACTTGGAAGAGGTCAGAGGGTTCCCTCCTGAGTTTACTAAGCTTAGATGAGAAAATAATCTGAACGGAACACACAGATTCCACCACATTAAGACCAAATCAATGCTGTCCTAAATGtattctttaaataaacatttcagtTCAAAGGGAATATATTTGTGACATTgctaaaaatcacatttaagatgcaaatgctgtattttgttCTCCTCACAATGTCACTGAAAGTGATTGCTCTTACTTTATGCTTCTAAGACAATCTTGAGCAAATGATTTGTCAAGATAACCTCAGACTTccaaaaatatgaattttactttttacttttgaTGCATTCATCTTGCAAATTATAACTACACTAGTTCAGTTAGATTGCAGTAACAAAAGTTTTTATATTCTAAAAGATAAACATAACCTGAAATCCAACCGTGGCTTGCCAAACCATCAACtgaaaaagcaataatttttcaGCAAACTTAAATACCAATAATTTTTCAGCAAACTTAAATACCTTCATACATGCATAGCTGCATTGATcacattttaatcttttctcatttctatgAGTCTTCTTATGCTGAATAAAAGCATAACGCTCATGGAAAGCAGCTTCACAGTAACTGCATTTAATTGCCACTGCCATGTAGGAATGCAGATTTCGTAAGTGGGTACCTGAACAGTtattaaaagcaattaattttaatggtaaattttttatttccacgAATGAGTATTACATAGTCCAAAAATAATCTTTGATAATGATATAACAGCATTTAGAGTTCTAAGAGTTGTGAATGCTTGAAACATAGTAACACCATTATTTGCTGGACTGATGGAGTCTGACATAAAAGTTAACTTGTACTTTATTAAGTAATGCAATtacatgtatttaaaatacaaggaCAATCTGGTCAGCAACTAAACATGTACTAAAACTTTAGATAAGAGGTAAAAACTGATTTAACATATGTTAAAAACATACTGAAACATTAATTCTATTTTAGCTTCTCACATAGCTAGACACATATGCACATTTTAACTAGAAGAtaacagaatgaaagaaatgaaCTGGCATTATACAGGTGACTACTGTCTGTGACTTTGAGAAAGAACTTTTCAATACAACCTTGACACAGATTTTTGTTAGGTAccttcttactgaaaaaaacagaaggtcACAATGTCAAAGGTACAGAGAAGAAGCTAAATGTTTgctccttttcattttaaagaagttAAAACAGTAACCACAAGATGTCAGTACATCTCCTTGCAGATGGAACTTACCTGGAAGACAATTAATACGTGTTCCTTAGAAATACTCGTTAATGATATAGTCATATAAAACATATTTGGTGTCATTGTAAGCAGTGAAAATTAGACATTTCACCTCTAATTATATCACATTcaaattgttttttctgctcctttaaACTCACCCAGGTCGCTTTTTCGTGAAATAAAAGTACTGCAATGTGGACACTGATATTTTGGCACATTTTCCCCATGCTTCTGTAACATATGGATTTTCATGGTACCATTTTGACTGAATTTGGCCTGGCAAACATAACATTCATAAGGTTTTTCACCTATAAGAAAGCATATTAAAATAACATATGCTTAGAAACTCACTCTGctcttttaaatacaaatgcaaaatcCCCACAGATAAAGGCATCCCTATCTAATAGCAACAGTCTCCAGACCAAAAAAATGTTGGTCAAAATGTTGGTAACAAAATGTTACTAAAAAAGCTTACATAGCTGATTACAAGTCCTGGTTTCCAGAAGCTATGAGGCAAACTGATGAAACATAAagccattaaaataattctacatTATTAATTGGGAATAATTTTCATTACCTTTTACTTTTGGTCTTGAATACTCAAAACACTCAAACTCTGATTCAAACTAAAACACTAATCATAACACACATTGCATATCATAAATGGGCTAAGTTAAACCCTGAAGTATGCAGTAGATACCAACTGCTTTTTAGAAGACATCCTTGTTACAGAGCCATGACCAGAATGCACTGCtttcagtgttaaaataatttaattctttgCTTACCAAATTATTTACTAGCAATCTCAGGCCACAGAAATGCCCATGTTTTGAACAGACACTTTAAACTCTCGTGGCAAATACATCTCTATATAAAATCGAATAATTGAGGAATCAACATGGCAGCTTgatccacaaaaaaacccaacaccacataaattaaatatttttctaatattaaaaaaaaatgttcaggaaGGACAGCAACAATGTGCAGCCAAGctcagaaaattttaaaatcacatctTTTTCCCAGTCGTTTACTCAAAatcaagaattaaaaataattttagagtCTGAAATTAGATCCCTCCAAACCCTATGAGTGCTAAGGGCTTAAGGACAGAGACCTGATCATGACATCAGAGTCCTACCTGAATGAGTTCTCATGTGCCTTTTCAGTTTGTATGCATCCTTGCTGGCATAACTGCAAAGGTCACAGGCATAAGGACGCTCTCCTGTATGTGAGCGAGTGTGGCGTTTCATTTTGCTTGCCTGGTATAAAAACAAGAGAAGTTCTGCAGTAATATTTACATTAGAGACATAATTAAATATAAGTGACTTTACAAAAGTCAtctattaaaattttaaatatttcattagtCCCAGAATTAGTGCTCTCCCACCCCCTGTACAATCAGCAgcattgctgtatttttttccctagatgATCTTACTTTCATGTTTGtgccaacaaaaacaaaaggagatgTTTTATAAGAACATAAAAGCTACAATTTGTCTGTCAACTGACATGGAAACCAACTACTTTCAGGCTATTTGAATATGCCAAATataaatttctttgaaaatactcaaaaaaataaatgaaagaccAAACTCATTAACCAATGTCTTTATTTATCTTCTAATCCCAATAAAGCAATTTCACTGCCAAAGTTTAATACGTTCTACTTTTTATACTGTCCTTGTGGTATGCTCTACATAAATTTTGTAGGTATGCAAGATTAAATTAGGAGTTACCTAGTGTTCAATTCCTCCATTTACAAACATACCTAATGAAGCCACTGCTGGATCCATTCAAATCTACAACACTATTCACTTAAAATTAGACATGATTGTCAATCTTTGCTATACAAAAGTCAAATCATAGGCATGGTATTAGTTGGGGGCTCCTTATTGTGGCACAGCTTGCAGTGTTAGTGACAGTTCTGTAACAGCAATGAGTGCTGAATACTTCCCTATCAAACAAGGGAAAGAATAAGACACTAACATAAACTGACAGGGGTTTTAAAGATGCAAGCTATCCAAAATCTAATTAATAAGATAACGTGTGTTCTAAAGTTCAGGCTTGCTTGCAGCTTTGGATTTGGACACAGCACATAAAAAATTTAGATACTGAATATTCACTAAACTCTGACAGTGATTTAATCGTCAGTGACTGTGACTGTGATTCAATCATAGGTGCATGACtgaaaacctatttttttcaaagtgaacCCCTAGGCagccattaatttttttctttctagattAGGCAAATTTCAGTCCTGTGAAACCAAACATCATCAGGCATACAAACACAATACATGAGCTTCATTTTAGCCAGTCTTGTCCTACAGTATACATGAAATGAGGTGTACAGGACCAGTTATGTTGTTGTGGGATTACATTCACACACAACATCTAGCAGCAATTTCAGTgtaacaaaaaccaaaatggcCTTAAAATGTAACTAGTTTAAAAAGATGAATAATTGTGCAAACTGTAATATGAAACAACTAATTTATTACTATATTGACAACATAGGAATTCAAGGAATTAAGGTTGCTTGTTCCTTTTTTGAGGGGTGAAGGTAATGAAAAGGTGtgcaaaaaaatagaaagcatgTAACTTAGCAGTAACATAGCAGAAATTCAACCCATCACTGTGGTCTAAAGCCATCAGTGGAGCCTGGTAATCTTTGCTTTGATGCCATTATACATGGGCTGCCGATTCCTCGTGGGTCTGAATTTAGACCCTTCAGGGTTAAAAATATGTGCAAAATAACTTTACAGTGCATTAAAATCTTAGTAtgtaaaaacataaaaacccTCCCAAAAGATTAGGTAAGGTTGTACTTACTTCTACACAAGAATATTTACATACTGAACACTTGAAAGGTTTTTCTAAGGTATGCTTGTAGCGCCTGTGTCGTGAAAGCTCACCACTGGTCACAAATGCCATATCACAGTCACCACATTTATAGGGTCTGGTCCCTGTAAGAATACactctttaattttatttaacaaaacaaTGATTTGTCTGCcttaaaccaacaaaaaatttttaatttaatcctTTCTGAGATTCTGAAATGTTATATACAATAAATGTATAGCAAAATGAAACGATCACAAAAACTTCTAGTTTGTACATTGGAATCAGACACAACTGAAGTCAATAGTgagttgaaaataatttttagaatgGCATTTAAGAAAATAACGTAATACATACACAGAGAGTTACTAACTACAGTCTTTTTGGTATGGAACTCcaaaagaaatcagagaaacTTCTGAGCACAAAATGGTCACAGAATTCAGCTCTGTGATAGTCATTTGCTTGTTAATCAATTTTGCAGACAATATgtaaaatgaagtattttcacATGATAGATACCTGTATGTGTATTCAAGTGGTTATGCAGGACAGTAGCTGTATTAAAAGCCTTAAGGCAGAGGTGACACACATGATGTTTCTCATCAGAATGGGTTTTCACATGATGATTAAGATTTGATATTCTGAGTGAGGTGAATGTGCACAAACCACAGTtggaaattgcttttcttcctgtggGAACAAAGAAACATTTAGATTGTACAAGCCACAAGATAATTACTTTTTCAAAACAATACTAACAATTTCTACATAGTTGCTCTACTTTGGGTAAAACCCTACTTCCTACTTCTACATAAAAGGACTTCAAAACacatataaaaattaatcaagGTGTCAGAAATTATGGTACCTATTTAAGATTAAGTGATTTGCCCAAAATATATTACCATGTGTTAGAGATACCCTTTAGAATCTAATTCCATCAAACCTAACTCTGAGACGAGGTCTTACCTCCAAGACAGGATGAAAGTTTCTCTCTTGAGAGCATCATTAAGACATGGTTCATCAAGACATTTAAAACCTGTGCAACACACTTCTTGATAACAATAGGGTAAGTAATGCAAAGTAAACTTGTTCAAAGATTTGGAAATGGCAGGTTAAGCTGTTATCAGTTTTCTGGTAGTCCTGAGTTCAGGAAGTACACAAAGAACATCATGATGCTTCTTTAAAATTCTTAGTTGAATTTGAGGTAAAAAGATCGGTTCCTTGAAGAAGTCATGGGATAAAATTATGCTTTCTGGATTATGTAATATTTCTAAGTTCATGGCACAACAGTAATGAATTTCTTTTGAGCTTAACAAGAGTAAATGTGCAACACTTTCAGT harbors:
- the CTCFL gene encoding transcriptional repressor CTCFL isoform X1, which encodes MQTGASVPSEQLLPLEDGEKHLLTLQPVCLNAEEEEKDVEGVCQTTASLQKGVAMAALARAVVLQQGQGVLQSVPAGMAVSVQESICVFYDLGLAQINALQEKGQEKSSESKPTEKPPNTLLTEVDRDSDVIAFQNKVQQLTPAEEGLKKQLYSSLWETKSQSCKASDDLSESCDEGRKAISNCGLCTFTSLRISNLNHHVKTHSDEKHHVCHLCLKAFNTATVLHNHLNTHTGTRPYKCGDCDMAFVTSGELSRHRRYKHTLEKPFKCSVCKYSCVEASKMKRHTRSHTGERPYACDLCSYASKDAYKLKRHMRTHSGEKPYECYVCQAKFSQNGTMKIHMLQKHGENVPKYQCPHCSTFISRKSDLGTHLRNLHSYMAVAIKCSYCEAAFHERYAFIQHKKTHRNEKRLKCDQCSYACMKERRLIVHQRTHASEKPFTCSCCSKSFQQKQLLTLNVRKHHDSNINPTIYECPKCE